The DNA sequence gtactaatgtgtgcagtgattagtggatttggtgcagctgagttgtgtctttatcttggctgtagtgagtctttagaggtttttggtcagacacattctgtgttcttgtttgagaaccaatgttggttgtccagaaggtaagagttcctgtcctgattctctgttctcagaggttctctggtaggctgcaggagactttagtgtttgggttgtgctagtttggtttttgtatggtttcatttggatgactatcttgaggcccctccatgtggtttagtgaggttttctgtaacagttctacaaagcaacctgcagcagacgagactttgagagtttttaggaagttctggggaccagactttagagcagcagaaacatttgtcagcagtttgagcaggagaaggtgagcttcagagtagaaatgagacagaaaccttcttgacccgtgtggtgaggtcctgtaccaagagtttgagcaggttgtgaagagtctgtagttctttggtctgaaagcacaagaagagtcgactcataaaaggagaaaacaggagatattgttggttcttctgtcgctctgcagtttccagtttccttagacggaatatcaagtttatattttaaatgatttcccatgtgagcccaagaagacttcaataaactccctccatcccctggacacaacatattttattatcatgttaaatttttatttatttatttatttttttaaaaatgttttttatgtttttgagttttaatcatagttttttctctttgcttgtttagttttgtcatctgtgtaaaaggtgctaaacaaataaagttgaattataaactgaataattgactaactcatgattgtgacaacagaagtattttcattgtgatttaagggtttatttcatttttaaggttggggttaaaatcttgacagaaaaagaaggttaaagaaataaactacataacaaaaagcaattaaatcaaacaaaaaaaattaatacaataaaacttttaaaaagttttattattaaaaagatttaagaaatttaagatgtaattttctaattaaacatttaatatttttattaaatgttttgtctttttaaaggtttaataatctaattaaatgttttgcatttttcaaaatgtttaatattctttaattttattttttaaatgtttaattatggaaaatattttatctgtaatttttaatatttgtattttaaaaattttgtttaatttcataatgacatgtattgtatgttgttgaattatctaattcaatattttgtctgtttaatagagttaaacattaaatacaattaaattatatgtacatataccaccttttaatgtttacttttctttttaaatgcttcattgtattttctttttaatgcctatttgaagttttattgtctataagatgtaattttctaattaaacatttaattttttaattaaatgttttgtctttttaagggtttaataatctgattaaatgttttgcatttttaaaaatgtttaacattcttcttgtttaattgtattttttaaatgtttaatgatggaaaatactttatctgtaatttctaatatttgtattttaataattttgtttaatttcataatgacatgtattgtatcgtgttgaattatctcattccatattttgtctgtttaatataatttaatgtaatttaatgtttaactctattaaacagacaaaaatatggaatgagataattcaacacgatacaatacatgtcattatgaaattaaacaaaattattaaaatacaaatattagaaattacagataaagtattttccatcattaaacatttaaaaaatacaattaaacaagaagaatgttaaacatttttaaaaatgcaaaacatttaatcagattattaaacccttaaaaagacaaaacatgggcgcccatatagctcaacgggttaagcggttGACcaatgtacaggggctggtacttgacgcagcgtcccgggttcgagttcTGCTAGCGgtcctttgctgcaagtcttcccccgactcttttaccctgttttctgtctctcactacacctatccaataaaaagacagaacatttaattaaaaaattaaatgtttaattagaaaattatatcttaaagacaataaaagttcaaataggaattacacagaaaatacaatgaaggatttaaaaagaaaattaaacattaaaaggtggtaaaacatttaaaaagaaaatccttaaaggtttaatcgaaacattgtcagactgtctgaaggttcaaactaacagagaactactcaagaactttgaagatttcagtcctcagactgtgtgaaggttcaaactaacagagaagtactcaggaacttagaagatatcagtccttggactgtctggaagttcaatctaacagagaactactgtgggacttagaaaatttcagccctcagactgtgtgaaagctcaggtcctgaggactcgggaggtctggaggctttgaaagtcttggaactgagggttcaaccctccagcacaaaggctgaagtccaacctcctgagaaaaacgatcgagtcgagactcaagttaaaaaaaactcgaaaatggcaaaaaaaaaaaaatagatgataaatgcgcaaaaaaaataataataataataagtatctgagtgagtagctcaggggataagaagagaaacgtgctcttcaatagttattgtcattattattactagtaatattatttttgtgtccactacaacccatacaatcatctagtgtagtcaaacagtaatgtgtgcatggcgaatcaaatccaaaacaatccatgaaccaacgaccacgtcttgattgcacttcatattattgaccactagatgtcctactcgagcactgtgtgtcattgaagcctcgagtaatgaaccatgttttgaatgaagtgtcgaagcttcaacaaagcctcgatcagccatcactagatATGTGTATCAAAAATTGTACAGTAGAATTTAAAACGATGTTATACAGACTAAATAATGAGCCTTTATGAGTCAAACACGCCGCAAAAACAAGCGCTCCTCTTTTGTCAACGGGAAATAAAGCACGTCTGGATTTTTCCCGTTGCCCTGGCAACCACTGGGCACTGTTTGGGTATTAGGCCCTCAGTAGTGTTTTACAGGGAGGCTGCAGCCCGCAGTCTATATGAATGTTCTTTGCTTgcttgatatatatatatatatatatatatatatatatatatatatatatatatatatatatatatatatatatatatcctaaATGTCATATATGTATTACTTTAATACAGGTATCAACTGGGCTACAACAGAGAATAAGTCAGATGGTTTGGGCATTTGTGTTATGTCAGTTATTAACACAATATTAGTCAATATCTGTTAAGATAATTATTCCCCAACAAAATAATTCATATTTACCCGCTGATAAATACTTTAAAGGCCCGGGGTTGTTTAAAAATACCGCGCCTGTCAAAGGAAGCGCGTCATTTTGGTTGCCTGTAAGACGTCACTGAGGGCGCAGAGTTAAAGAAGCTAGTAGGTAATAGGCGTAGCTAGAGTTAGCTATACCAGTGAGGTGTAGCTATAACTACAGGGATAGTACCAACGTTTACGTCACTATAAACGGATTTTCAAGCGAGCAAAGTATTGGTAAGTAATGCAAAAACACCACTATTAGGTAAATATTTAGTCGATAGTCTCCAGAATTGGGTGCCAAGCTAAGACTACGGAAGCTAGCCTTAGCGAGCTAACTGAGCTAACAGCAGGCAACAAACGGGGAAACGTCGTGGATACAATCAGCAGCTAATATTTCATTCTGTATTTAGTTACAGCAGGCGCATTAGCAGCCGAACGTAACTGAATCAAATTGAATTCTTGTTAGCAGTTAACTAATGCTGACCAAGTTGAGTGTGTACGCAACAATACTCGCTGTAGCCCAAAAACAATTTTTAGATGGTAGACAGCTCAGACTCCCAGCTTTATTTCGTTCATTTTttgcactgcaaaaaatattttgagtACTATCGTTACCATATTTTGAGTACAAATGGTGAAAAGCATCTTTTACATTACCTGTGTAGGTCACACTGGCTTGTGGGAGGCTGACGGGCCCTTCAACGTCATGTGGGTAATGGGAACACACTGCTAGAATAAGGGATTTGACCAGTATTGCATTTTAACTACTTTAATGTCGTGCTCAAAACATAATATAGTCCTATTAGTAGTCTTTTGCATGAGCTTATGTTTGTATATAAGGTGgacaaaataaattcatttcagAATTATGACGTTTAGTAACATATTAGCATAAAGTACAGGCCTAAAATGTAGAATGCCATCTAGTAAccatcatttttaaacaagtgaatgaaaaaaaagattggtATTATTATCTTTAAGAAGACAGTATGTTTTAAGAAAGGAGTTTTATAGTAGGGCTATTTTGCTCCCTTTCATCACCAGTTAGTGTTCTGAATTTTCTGTAAAGCATACAGCAGACTATTGAAGGAGATGGCACTGACCCAGTGGCCGATCAGTGCTAAGTTACTGGTAGATAATTTATGTCGGTGCAGATTAAATAGCAATGCAGTCCTTCAAATGCCCTCCACAACCAGATGAGTTGAAGTGTTGACTGTTAACGAGACAccacaacaataaaagaaaattgaGAGAAATTAAATATGACTGTAAATAATGAACAAGCCACTTTTTGGTTATAAACTGTTGTCTTTCTCAGTCTCATTTGGAGTCTGTATGAAATGCTGACCAGcctattgttttgttgttttatgtatttttttgcactaacaCACTTGAAGTCAAGGCAGAAGTTAGTCAAACCTTTGTTCTAGACAAATTTAGACATATTGTTTTGACCATGTCATTTATCTTTCacctctccatttttttttacagaagacATCAGCATGAGCAGCTTTAGTAGACCAGACAGACACAGGACCCTGCCGTTCACCAGGGCACCACACCTTGGAATGTCCAAGCATGACCTAGAAAGAGATTCAGGCTTCTCAGGTTTGATCCAGCTACATTAATTTGTCCAATTTAAGTTGTGCGTTTGCACCAATGTTGTTAGTATGACTAGTGTCTTGACCTGAATGTACACAAATAACATTTATGTGATTAGAAATATGGCTGTCAGTTCATAAACAAGGCCAACCCTAATCAAATGTTGAGATCTAGGTCACATTTTCTATGTAGGCTATGCTGTGTTGGAGATGACCTTTATTTACACTATAAAGGCTGATCTGGATTTGGTTTAGCCTGTCTCATTAGGTTGATGTATCCTTTTTTGAGATGCTTCAGAGATTCTGATCTACATCTGCCACTGTTTTCATTGTGCTAATCTTCCACCATTCTGTATGCAACTGAAAGGTAAATCTGTTTCTTTTCAACGTAATGAGACCCATATGCTTGTCCTGTTATTCTCAGATGCCAGCTCTGAGTACCTCAGTACAGTCGAACTGACTGACTCTGAGGAAACAGGAAGGAATGGGTCACTAGTTGGCCAGGAACCAACCGGCCCGCAGGTGGCTGTGATGGGAAGCTCATATGCTGGACTGTCTCCAATGATCATCATGAACAACTTTGTGTTGAAGCAGGTAAAGCACAGCAATACATGTCAGACTCTGCATAGCACTGTCTGTTTATGTACTCCTGGAGTGTTTTATGGATTGATCATCCTTAAGTAATAGCGCAAaatgaagcaatatttttttattcttaattcTGACTCTGAATGGGTATTTTGCTCTTGCTATTCAACTAGTTAGTAACCCTAAATCCATTCCTTCAATTCACCAGTACTCTGGTAGTTTAAGGTGCTAGTATAGACCTTTTTCTGTCAATATATGAGTGCCCAACTTGTATCTGCTGATGAATTACTCTCTGAAATgcctacattttttttggtttaattccCTTCTCTCATATATAGACAATATATAGTTATTTTTAATGAGGAACACTTTAAAGAATGGTATCAAAGATATATTTTGTCTTCAGCCATCCTCCATGGCTCCAGCAGAAAAGCAGTGGGGCTTTCCTTCACCCTTGGATGTGATGCCCCAGTCACAGGTGGTTCTTCTTCAACCCATGATATCCAGTGGCAACAGCAACTCTCCTCCTAAGGCCAGTGCTGACAACGCGCGACAATCAAAAAGCTACATGCCCATCCTCAAGTCATATCCCAGAATCGCCCCACACCCTGTGGACACACCCACTAAGAGGGTGGGATCCTTGAGGGTGAGGATGAGGGGGAGTCCAACATCAGGATCTGACCAACGACAGAGGAGGCACCATCATGGCCACAGGCCCTATAGCTCCCCCAGCCCAGTGCCGACACTGCAGACGACAGTTCAGCCCATCTCCAACTTTGAAGCAGCAACCAACCAAGCACAGGCAGCTGAGAGTCAGGAGCAGCTCACTGACAAGTCTCTGTCCGCACTAGCAGGAGCCAGCTCGCTGCTCTCCTACTCAGATGAATTTAGGATTGTAACAGACAGCAACATGATGCTTGATGACAAATACCACGATGCCGTTTCAATGCACAGTAACAAACTAAAACGTTTCAGCAATACCTATAACATTCTCAACAAGTCCGGCTTGCTGGGGATTACCATGCGCACAAAGCAGCTCATCAAGGAGAACAAGCGTACCCAGggccagctgcagcagcttcaggagCAGACGgctctgctgctggaggctcTGAGCAGTGGAGACCCACAGCTCTGGACTAAACTCCAGCTCTCTCTGCACgacacagaaaaagaacagTGGGGGGCTAATGCTCAGAGAGTCCTGGCTTAATTTGTGAACATGACCAGCAGTTCTGGATCTGGGCACAGAAGGATCAGTCAGAAGGTTCTGAGGTGATGTAGTGAATGTGATAAATCAATGAAACTAAACTGTATTAGGAGGTTTTGCACTTTGATCTGGGTGTATTAGTAGTGAATTATTTTCTACAGGCAGGTCAAGAactcagaaacattttgaactGCTGGTTTGATAGGAAGCTGAAGCACATCCACTGTTATGATGTGGGAGTTGAGAAGCATGCTTGTGTTTCAAACCCTTGCCTATAATGAATTTTCTTGCCTCTGCTGTTTCAGAATAGCAAGTATCACTTGCAATAGGGCTATGGCTTCTATACATCAATCTCCTAATCAACGTTTACGCATGCCTTACAGCACACATGAAGACACATGGGGTTATTTCCTCATACATGCCAGGAATGGTATGTCTATAGAGAAGATATGAGCATAATTTGTACCTTTTAGATAAAATAGAAAACCTGATGGATACACGTCCATCATGCATCCCTAATCAAGAGGTCAGGTTTCTGAATTGGAGCAGATGCCTTCTTTGTTATTAAGTGTTTATAGTGAAGAAAGGGTCACAGCGAAACTTCAGAAGGCTTGCTAAAGCATaacatagattttattttttctaaatataattttattattaattgtcagtattatttatttgtgataTTGTTTCTGACCAAGATTAAAGCTGTGTGAATAATGTAAACAAAGCAAGTTTGTTGTAAAGATTTTGCCAGTTAAGTGAACTTCTTTGAAAAGATGCCTACATAAGAATTAGCGAAAGCTTAAAATTGTAGCAAGTGAAGTGCTGTAGCCATATATTTGTCTTGCCTTGGGTTGGGCTCTGTTGCTGCCATGTTCATTCCTCCTGTAGTTTTATGCTCAATATGATGCAGTATTGATTCAAAGTTTAAGACAAAGAAATAACACCTAAATATTTAGTTTCATATCAAAGATTCTTGCACTTTAGACACAAGGTTACTGACTTGTTTTTCAAAATGAGCATTATGGCTtgataaaataatgtgaatattAACGTCTTTCTGGATGCCTGTGCCTTTAAATGAGTTTGTACTTCATATCAGTGCTTGAGCAGCTTAGatttatgtgtttctttttgagCATCATGTGGAAGAGAAAGCTGAATGTACTTAAGGGTCTCCAAAGAATAAATATCCATTTTTGAAATTATACAACAAATCATTAAGAACTAGGGGTTGACTGATGTTTTTTCAGAGCAAATATTGCTACTGGTTATTTGTAATGAATAAtacaaactgcaaaacaaaacttaacaTTTGTACTTCAGTTCTGAGGCAGCTACAGACTGCATCTACTTTGCTTTAATGTCAgtgttgtgcatttttaaatagatttattttGGGGGAGAATTGTTGCATGATGATGCTGACAGACAAATGCATATGATTGGATCTGGGGAATAATCAGTCGACCCCTATGATAAgcaactgaagtcttaaatggTTGAGTTTTAAATTAAAAGCCCAGGCaccttgttttatgtgttgctactgttgtaatattttgtaattattACTCACTGAAAACtaagaaataatgaaattatttcttttgattttaagTAGAAATTTTGCTTTTAACATTGCAAAAGGGTCGTGACAAGAAGATTAcatttcagatcatttttttcctgttattgtAAAGTGTGCTTTCTGTATCTTCTCCAGCAAAATCACTCAAACTGTTCTAAAACTTCGCAGACCATTTCCTCTTGCTCATCTATTGCACTTTTCTAGTTCAGAATGTGTCattattaaagacaaaaagtaACTGCTTGGTGTGGTTTGAATACTTTTATTGGTATAACGGGAATAGACAAAATATCTCTATAAAGTATATTTATTGAAACCCAAAACATCTTTGAAATGATTTCTAGTATGTCAGCAGCTGTAGCTGCAGCATAACAGTGAAAAGTCCTTACTATTATTACACAGAGTGGCCTATCGTCAGCAGTGTAGTGAAAACCTCATCTTTGGGGTCATCTATAAGCATGTAAGACTTTATGGCACATTGTGAATGATACCCTGGATAATAATATGGTTGTCGTCTTCACAttcccccacccacccacccattcTTACAAAGGACCACATTTCTGTACCTCAATCAGACTGTCTGAGTCACATTAGTCGGGGTAGAAAACATCAGGCTCAACATGGAACAGTGAACTGTCAAAACAGTGTCATCAAAACCGGCAGTTTATGCTGAAGACAAACtcttgtttccttgtctgataGCCCTTAATGTCAAAGCGAGAATGACCATAGGTTTCCTGAATGTCACACTGTAGCATCCTCTACGGAAGTGTGGAAGAACGATGCACTTTGATAATCTCAGAGCACCGCACGGCACAAAGCTGTCAAATAATACAAAACTGCAAAGTTGCTAAGGGCATGCAAAGCCATCTTTACATTTTGAAGCAAGCGTTTAGTGAAACTGCTAgatgttcaaaatgaccaacTTATTTGCTTTAATATTGCCTTTTAAAAAGCTACTTAAAGGATACACTTAGACTATGCGCTTATTTCACATTGCTTGTAGCTATGGCTCCTGTCCTTATTGGAATGTGTGCTAACAGCCAGCTATCTCACGGACTACTTTAAAACGTCATAAAGCATCCATTTATATCTAAAATCAATCACCACGTGGATCCCAAGAAAGCGTTTTCTACAACATGTGCTGCTTGTTTGACCTATTGAGACCTGTACTTATTATCACTCAGTCTTGTTTAAGTGCCTCCGTGTCATCAGAGCACGTCTCCACTGTCTGCACTGGCAGGATAAGGCCTAGAATCCAGCGGGTACCGAAAACATCCTTTAGGTTGGCTCTCCAGGGGCTGTGGTTGTCCTGAAGCtgtcctctctgcagctgaCACCAGGTCTGTCCGCGGGccaccagcagcacctgctGGCAGCAGAAACCTGCACAGACCAGACCGATGCCCAGCCACACATACAGCATCAGCACCAGGAACAACTGCAAGCCTGAGATGGTTCCTGTGAGGAGATACTGATGATGAATTAATACTCCAGCAAGTGAGCTCGGCTACGTTAAATTGCAAACTTGAATTGGACAACTCACCCATGAAGAAATAACCAGcggagagagggagaagagtCAAGAAGGTCAGCGGGTTCTCAAAGGAGATGGAGTACTCCACTGTTAGAAAGGCCACACCAAGAACCAAAGAGTACAAACACGTGCAGGACGTGTAGATGCAGAACATGATGAAGTAGCGCATGTTCTTGTTGCCGATGCAGTTTCCAGTGAAAAAACAGTGGTGATCCCTCTTGAGAATTACTTTTTTGCACAGTTTGCAGAAGTGACGGCCATTCAGGAGGTAGTGAGCGTCCACTTTGTCCGAGCAGTGCGGCGAGCACACGGGAACCGCCGTCTCGTTGGCACTTTCAGCAGGATATTTAATAGTCATTATGTAGTTTCCTAAAGCGTTGAACatcaagaaaaggaaaacagcagtGTGAAGCATTGTCGAGCTCCTCAGTGATGTGTCTGGGTTTGGGAAGATTGTTGGGATGAAGAAGCCAAAGTGCAAAATAAAGGTGACTgctgtagccatgaagaagtaTGCAGGGGCGACAGCATTGAGAAGTCTCAGTTTTAACATCCGGGTGAACATCTCTGTGTGGGAGTGAA is a window from the Amphiprion ocellaris isolate individual 3 ecotype Okinawa chromosome 20, ASM2253959v1, whole genome shotgun sequence genome containing:
- the cipca gene encoding CLOCK-interacting pacemaker a; this encodes MSSFSRPDRHRTLPFTRAPHLGMSKHDLERDSGFSDASSEYLSTVELTDSEETGRNGSLVGQEPTGPQVAVMGSSYAGLSPMIIMNNFVLKQPSSMAPAEKQWGFPSPLDVMPQSQVVLLQPMISSGNSNSPPKASADNARQSKSYMPILKSYPRIAPHPVDTPTKRVGSLRVRMRGSPTSGSDQRQRRHHHGHRPYSSPSPVPTLQTTVQPISNFEAATNQAQAAESQEQLTDKSLSALAGASSLLSYSDEFRIVTDSNMMLDDKYHDAVSMHSNKLKRFSNTYNILNKSGLLGITMRTKQLIKENKRTQGQLQQLQEQTALLLEALSSGDPQLWTKLQLSLHDTEKEQWGANAQRVLA
- the zdhhc22 gene encoding palmitoyltransferase ZDHHC22, translated to MFTRMLKLRLLNAVAPAYFFMATAVTFILHFGFFIPTIFPNPDTSLRSSTMLHTAVFLFLMFNALGNYIMTIKYPAESANETAVPVCSPHCSDKVDAHYLLNGRHFCKLCKKVILKRDHHCFFTGNCIGNKNMRYFIMFCIYTSCTCLYSLVLGVAFLTVEYSISFENPLTFLTLLPLSAGYFFMGTISGLQLFLVLMLYVWLGIGLVCAGFCCQQVLLVARGQTWCQLQRGQLQDNHSPWRANLKDVFGTRWILGLILPVQTVETCSDDTEALKQD